A stretch of Electrophorus electricus isolate fEleEle1 chromosome 3, fEleEle1.pri, whole genome shotgun sequence DNA encodes these proteins:
- the ahsa1a gene encoding activator of 90 kDa heat shock protein ATPase homolog 1a, whose protein sequence is MAKWGEGDPRWIVQQMADATNVNNWHWTERDVTSWSQDILNELLLRVHVEGADGFCEITDVSKIEGEASINNRKGKLIFFYEWTIKASWTGTSKNGIKYKGNIEVLNLSDENDPDDLDICITACKDQPPTPLTVLMKKEGEKEIKLALAGYVSHLKKEFSQGMILPTSDGVNKQQQTQIKSKANKTQVGTSTPTKVLNSGVKISTVQFSLKEKFMTSPEELYRVFLNQEMVQAFTHLSAFVDGDKGGKFRLLEGNVHGEFVDLVLDQMIEMRWRFSAWPAEHYSTVTVNFVDRSGETELILKATGVPSNEEERMKEGWQRYYFDAIKQTFGYGV, encoded by the exons GACGGAGCGTGATGTTACAAGTTGGTCACAGGACATATTGAATGAGCTTCTTCTCAGGGTTCATGTAGAGGGTGCAGATGGCTTTTGCGAAATCACAGATGTCAGCAAGATTGAGGGAGAGGCTTCCATTAACAATCGCAAAGGGAAACTCATCTTCTTCTATGAGTGGACCATTAAAGCCTCATGGACTG GAACCTCAAAAAATGGCATTAAGTATAAAGGAAACATAGAGGTGTTAAACCTTTCAGATGAAAATGATCCCGATGATCTGGAT ATATGTATTACAGCATGTAAAGACCAGCCACCTACTCCTCTAACTGTCCTCatgaaaaaagagggagagaaggaaatcAAATTGGCTCTAGCAGGCTACGTCTCCCACCTAAAGAAAG AGTTCTCCCAGGGTATGATCCTGCCGACATCAGATGGTGTTAATAAacaacagcagacacagataAAGAGCAAAGCGAATAAAACTCAG GTTGGTACCAGCACTCCAACTAAAGTTCTCAATTCTGGAGTAAAAATCTCCACAGTCCAGTTCAGTTTGAAAGAGAAATTCATGACCTCACCAGAAGAGCTTTATAGAGTCTTCCTCAACCAAGAG ATGGTCCAGGCATTCACGCATCTTTCTGCATTTGTAGACGGGGACAAGGGAGGCAAATTCCGGCTGCTGGAGGGGAATGTACACGGAGAATTTGTTGATCTG GTCCTAGACCAAATGATTGAAATGAGATGGCGTTTTTCAGCCTGGCCTGCAG AGCACTACTCAACAGTAACTGTGAACTTTGTTGACCGGAGTGGAGAAACAGAACTGATTCTGAAAGCTACAGGTGTCCCGAGCAATGAAgaggagagaatgaaggagggCTGGCAGAGATACTACTTTGATGCTATTAAACAGACATTTGGTTATGGAGTCTga